GCGAGCGTCGACACGAACATCTCCGTCTGCGCCGGCCGGGCCAGAGCGGACACCCGGTGACCCGGGTCTCGTCGTGGGGACGACTGAGCGACGCTCCGCATTCGGTGGTTCCCATCACGTCGGCGGCCGCGGCACCGGCCGTGCTCCGAGCCACGGCTCCCGGCATCGCCCGCGGTATGGAACGGAGCTACGGCGACGTCGCGCTGAACGCCGGCGGCACCCTGTGGGACACCAGGTCGATGAACCGTCTCGTGTCGTTCGACACCGTGACGGGCATCCTCACCGTCGAGCCCGGGGTGCTGCTCCGCGACATCCAGGCGACCTTCAGCAGGCAGGGCTGGATGCTCGCCGTCACGCCTGGCACGGAGGCGGTCACCGTGGCCGGAGCCATCGCGAACGATGTGCACGGCAAGAACCACGCCACGATGGGGACCTTCGCCGACCACGTGACCTCCCTCACGCTGGTGCGGACCGACGGGGAGATTGTGGAGTGCGGACCGGACGGTGACGGCGAGAGCCGCGGCTGGTTCGAAGCGACCTGCGGCGGGCTCGGGCTCACCGGCCTCATCGTGCAGGCGTCGATCCGCCTGAAGCGCGTCCCCGGGCCGTGGCTGCTCGCCGAAGACATCCCCTACCAGTCCCTCTCGGAGTTCTTCGAGCTGTCGGATTCGTCGGAAGCGTCGTTCGAGCACGTCGTCTCGTGGATCGACATCACCACCGGCGGTGGCCGGCGCGGGATCGTCTCCCGGGCGAACTCCATCCCGTCGCCCCACAGGGACCTGCCGGCGTCGGCGACAGTGCTGGGAGCCGCCCGGGGCGGCATCACGTTCCCGGTCGTGCCGCCCGTCTCGCTGGTGAACAGCCTCACGCTGCCGCTCCTGAACCGGGCGTACTACCGTCTCAAACGGGCAGGGGCCGGCGCGAAGGTGGTGCACTACAAACCGTTCTTCTATCCGCTCGACGCGATCGGTGACTGGAACCGTGCCTACGGCCCGCAGGGTTTCTACCAGTACCAGTGTGTTCTTCCGCGGGAGAACGGGCTGGAAGGTGTGCGGGAGATCCTGGCCATCGTCGCCCGGTCGTCGCAGGGATCTTTCCTCGGCGTCCTCAAGACCCTCGGGGAGCGCGAACCCATCGGCATGCTGAGTTTCGCCCGGCCCGGCGTCAACCTGACGATCGACTTCCCCAATCTGGGGCAGTCGACGCTCTCCCTGCTCTCCTCCCTCGACTCTGTCGTGGCCGCTCACGGCGGACGCCTCTATCTGGCCAAGGACGCCCGGATGCCCGTCTCTCTCTTCGAGGCGGGTTACCCCCGTATCGAAGAGTTCGTCACCTACCGCGATCCGGGCATCAGCTCGGAGATGTCGCGCCGCCTGTTAGGAAGCTGATGCCCGGTTCCCCCACCCTCCCCGGTTCCCCCGCACGGCCAGGTCCGACCTGGCCCACCGACATCGTCATCGTCGGTGCGACGTCGGCGATCGCGGAGAACTGCGCGCGCCTGTGGCTGGAGGGCGGGTCATCCAGCGCCCTGCTCATCGGACGCGACAGCGTCGGGCTCGAACGCATCGCCACCGACTTCCGGGTGCGTTTCCCCTCGGCGACCATCTCGACGTCGGTGACCGATCTTCTCGACGTGCCGTCGATCAGGGACTCGGTGGCCGGCTTCGCCGGGGCAGGCGCAGCGGGGGCTCCTGCCGGTGCCGGCCTCACGGTGCTGATCGCCCACGGTTCGATGATCGACCAGGCCGAGTCACAGGCCGACCTCGGCAAGGCCGACTCGGTCCTCCAGGTCACGGGGGTGTCCCCGTCGCTCTGGATGGAAGCGTGCGCCGACACGATGACGGAAGGGACGATCGCCGTCCTCGGCTCCGTGGCCGGCGACCGCGGGCGGAAGAAGAACTACATCTACGGGGCCGCCAAGGGTCTCGTCGAGCGCATGGCGGAAGGACTGCAGCACCGACTGGCCGGTTCGCCGCTGCACGTCGTGCTCGTCAAACCCGGGCCGACGGCCACCCCGATGACAGCCGGCCTGCCGCAGTCCGGGCTCGCACCCGTTGCAGCCGTCGCAGCCGAGATCGTGAAGGGTGTGAACGCGGCCCGCCCGGTCGTCTATGCGCCCCTGAAATGGCAGGCCATCATGACCGTCGTCCGACTCATCCCGCGACCCGTCTTCAATCGTCTCGACTTCTGAAGCCGGGCGGTGCGTCTCAGGCCGCGTTCCCCTCGAAGGCTGAGTCCTCGTAGTCTTCGGTGAGCCCGTGCGGGGTCTTCTCCCAGTGGTGCGGGCTGAAGACAATCTGCCACGCCGCCCGCCAGGCCGCGATCGAATGCAGGATCCAGTACGCGGGATTGAGCAGCGCGAACATCGCGACGCGCCAGTTGTACCGTTTCCACGCAGCGAGCCCCGACACGATGATCATCAGCCCATTGGAGAAGAGCATGTTGGTCGTGCCGGCCACGATCAGCCACTCCGGCAGGTCCAGCCCGATGAACTGCACCCCGAGGTAGGTGAAGACGGTGAACCCGAGCACGAGCGGGTAGAGCAGGAAGGCCAGGGGCGTGCCGAGGATCAGCGCGACCAGCGAGAGGGCGCCGAGCGGTCCGTTCACCCTGAACCAGCGCACCGGATGCCTCGTGTTGACCGCAGCGGTCATGATGTAGCCCTTGATCCAGCGGGTGCGCTGGCGGATCCACGCGCCCACCTCCGCGCAGGCCTCCTCCCCGGTGGATGCCTCGACCACACCGACGCGGTAGCCGTGGGCCGCGACCCGGAGGCCCAGGTCGGCATCCTCCGTCACGTTGTACGGATCCCACGCGCCGAGCTGGCGGAGCACCGCCGTGTCGAAGTGGTTCGAAGTACCGCCGAGCGGAATCGGCAGGTGCGACTGGTCGAGGCCCGGGAGCATCGAATCGAACCAGTGGGCGTACTCGACCGAGAACAGCCGCGTGAGAACGTTGTAGTCGGCATTGAAGTACACGAGCGCACCCTGCAGGCAGACCAGCCTCTTCTGACCCGGATCGACGTACTTCCGCTCGAATTCGTCCTGCCGGAACGCCGCGACGGTGTCTCGGAGCTGCGACGGGTTCGGCCTGTCCTCCGCGTCGTAGATGACGACGAACTCGCCCCGAGCGAACGACAGACCGTAGTTGCAGGCCCTCGGCTTGGTCTGCGGGCCGCCGGGCGGCACGATCACCATCCGCACATATTCGGGCGGGCGCATCCTCCGCACGGCCGAGATGGTCTCCTCGTCGTCGGCCTCGAGCAGCACCATGACCTCGAGCTTCGCCTTCGGGTAGTCGATGGCGCCGATGTTCACCAGCAGCTTGCTGATGATGTTCGCCTCCTTGTAGGCGGGAATCAGGATCGTGTAGACCGGCAACTCGCTGTCGGCGATCCGGGAGGGGAGAGGCCGGAGCCCGCGGCGCACCCGCTCGAGGGACACCTCGGTGGCCCACCGCTCCTTGTTGCGCAGGTTGAACGGAGCCCGGAAACCAGCCACGGCCTTGAAGCCGATGTTCATCAGGAAGATGAGGTTGGCGGCCGTGAGCACCACGACAAGGGTCACGGTCAGGTCGATGAGGCAGCCCACGACCACCAGGGCGACGAGGATGCCGGGCACCACGATCTGCCAGCGTCGGAGACCCGCCTTGGCTGATTCGTCCGAGCTCTCGGTGGCCAGGGCATCCGATGCCCCGAACAGCAGGCGGGTGCGGCAGGCGGCCTCGACGGCCTGGTTCAGGTCCCAGTCCGTCGTGGTCCGGACCGTGATGGTCTGCACGCCGAGCAGCACCCGCGCGGCATCGACGACCTCCTCGGTCGGTGGAACGGTCGTGGCGATGATGGCCGCGTCGCCCTCCCGCCGCCACGGCACCCAGCCCGCCTCGATGTACTGTTCGGGCTCCTCCGCCGCGAAGAGGCCGGCCTGAGGGGGATGCTCGATCAGGTCGACGAGCGGCGCGTTCCACTGCACCGCGAGCGCCTCGAACATCTCCCGGCGGGTGACCGCCCCCGAGAGGATCAGCTGCCGCCCGAGCAGACCGCCTTCGTGCGCCTGCTTCCGCAGGGCATCCTGCAACTCGGCCTCGGAGACCAGACCGGCATCGACCAGGATCTCGCCGACACGACGGGACGTGCTCTCGCGTCCTGTCATCCCCAGATCCTCTCGTAGATGCGGTAGTCACCCTTCTCGAAGACGACCCGGTACGACGTGGCGAACGACGGCTGGTCCTTCACGCTGTCGTAGACGAGGTCGGCCACACCGGTCTGGCTGAGCTCCGGGGCGTCCGCGGTCGAGACGAAGACCCATTTCGCATGCGTTCCGGGACTGGCGATCGCCTCCTCGAACAGGGCACCGGTCGAGCGGTTGTAGTAGTCCACCAGCGGAATGCCGATCTCCGGCAGGAGGGCGCTTCCGGCGGCCGACTCGTCCATGAGCACCTGCCCCCCGTCGTAGTGGTCGCGGAGGTAGGCCGCCGCATCCGTCGCTCCGCTGGCACTCTTCAGCTGCACGTACCCGTCGGCTTCGGCGATGACGGATGACCGGGCCGGGTCGGTGGCCCACCAGGCCGTCTGCAGCACCAGCGAGAGACCGAGCAGCGCGAGAAGACCGCCACGCACGACGGGCACCCGGGAGATGCTGTCGACGAAGACGGAGGCCAACACCGCCAGCCACGGGATCACGGCGAGCGCGTACCGGGAGTTCCACCAGTTCTCGGGCAGGGAGTGGTCGTTGTTCATGTGCGTCTGCCCGAGGAAGAGGCTGAGCAGCGAGAACGCGTACGCCACCCCCATCACCCAGACGAGGAGCGCTCTGTTCGACAGGCCCCAGCGCCAGGCGAGGACGACAGCCCCGGCGATGCCGAGAACCACGGTGAGAAGGCCTGCCGTCTCGAGCACCGACCAGTTGTAGGTCCAGAGCGTGAGGCCGGCATTGTGGGTGTAGGCCAGCAGCCCGGCGTCGGCTGTCGCCTTCTGCAGGTTCGATGCCGAGTACTGACCGTTCAGGAACTCGAGCGGGTTGCTGTAGACGGCGAAGTTGTAGGTCAGCCACCACGCGATGGCGAGAGCGGGGAGGGCGGCGAAGGCGAGGACCATCTTGACGGCGTACCGCCACTCCCTCTTCCTGCGCCAGCTCGCAATGAGCACGACCACGGAGCCGCCCACGACCAGCACCCATCCCTCGTAGCGGGAGAGCGTCGCTCCGGCGGCGGGAAGACCGGTGAAGACCATCATCTCGCCGGCGCTCAGGTTGCGCTTCGAGGTGACCCAGTGCGCGAGCCCGGCGAAGCAGGCTGTCATGCAGAGGATGAGTACCGGTTCGGTGAGTGCCGTCGTGTACACGTACAGGATGCTCGGGTTCGCGACGATGAGCAGAACACCGGCGATGCGGGCCGGGCGACCGAGACCGATCCGCGCCGAGACACGGTAGACCCCGCAGGCGGTGCCCATCAGACAGACGACGCCGAGGAGGCCGGCGGCGAGACCGGTGTGCCACAGCCACAGGTTCTGCACGAAGGGCACGAGGATCAGACTGGGCACGGGGAGCCAGACGGTGCCCAGCTGCGTGAAGCCGGGGGCCTTGCTGTCGAAGAGCCGTCTCGAGATCGTGAGGTGGCTCTGCGAGTCGGCATAGGCCAGGTTGAGGCCGGACGTGGTCGAGACGATCACTGCGGCAAGCCCGACGACGAGGGCGAGCACGGCGATCACCAGCGTTCCGGGCACCCGCCGGCCGACAGCGGGTGCTCCCAGCGAGTCCCAGCGCTCCAGCATCCAGCGGGTGAGTCTCGACAGGGCAGGGGATGACGGCTCGTCGGGCGCCGCTCTGGGCCGGGGGTCGCTCGTCACGAGGCTCATCGCGGCACCCTCAGTCCGAGGATTCCCACGCCGACGGACCAACCGGGGCGATCACCGGGCAACCCCGGAATCCCGGTCGGCCGCGAGCTGCGCATCGACGTAGCGCTTCAGTTTCGCCCGTCGACGGCGGCGCGTGAGTTCGCCGACCACCGCGGCGAGGATGAGGATGGCCGCCACCACGACGGTCCACAGGGCGTACCCGTTGTAGTCGCTCGTCACGGCGGCCTGCGGAACGATGGCGTTGCTCGAGAGCTGAACCGGCACGTCCCCGCCGGGTTGCGCGACGACCACATCGCCGTTGAGCCCGAACCATGCTCCGGCATTGGACAGCGAGTAGTTCGCGGCCTGCCGCTGGAGCTGGTCTGTGGCAGCAGGGTCCGAACCGTCCGGGGCCCAGCCGCCGAGAAGGAGCACGTTCCGGCCCTCGGTC
Above is a genomic segment from Subtercola boreus containing:
- a CDS encoding glycosyltransferase yields the protein MTGRESTSRRVGEILVDAGLVSEAELQDALRKQAHEGGLLGRQLILSGAVTRREMFEALAVQWNAPLVDLIEHPPQAGLFAAEEPEQYIEAGWVPWRREGDAAIIATTVPPTEEVVDAARVLLGVQTITVRTTTDWDLNQAVEAACRTRLLFGASDALATESSDESAKAGLRRWQIVVPGILVALVVVGCLIDLTVTLVVVLTAANLIFLMNIGFKAVAGFRAPFNLRNKERWATEVSLERVRRGLRPLPSRIADSELPVYTILIPAYKEANIISKLLVNIGAIDYPKAKLEVMVLLEADDEETISAVRRMRPPEYVRMVIVPPGGPQTKPRACNYGLSFARGEFVVIYDAEDRPNPSQLRDTVAAFRQDEFERKYVDPGQKRLVCLQGALVYFNADYNVLTRLFSVEYAHWFDSMLPGLDQSHLPIPLGGTSNHFDTAVLRQLGAWDPYNVTEDADLGLRVAAHGYRVGVVEASTGEEACAEVGAWIRQRTRWIKGYIMTAAVNTRHPVRWFRVNGPLGALSLVALILGTPLAFLLYPLVLGFTVFTYLGVQFIGLDLPEWLIVAGTTNMLFSNGLMIIVSGLAAWKRYNWRVAMFALLNPAYWILHSIAAWRAAWQIVFSPHHWEKTPHGLTEDYEDSAFEGNAA
- a CDS encoding FAD-binding oxidoreductase, with protein sequence MVPITSAAAAPAVLRATAPGIARGMERSYGDVALNAGGTLWDTRSMNRLVSFDTVTGILTVEPGVLLRDIQATFSRQGWMLAVTPGTEAVTVAGAIANDVHGKNHATMGTFADHVTSLTLVRTDGEIVECGPDGDGESRGWFEATCGGLGLTGLIVQASIRLKRVPGPWLLAEDIPYQSLSEFFELSDSSEASFEHVVSWIDITTGGGRRGIVSRANSIPSPHRDLPASATVLGAARGGITFPVVPPVSLVNSLTLPLLNRAYYRLKRAGAGAKVVHYKPFFYPLDAIGDWNRAYGPQGFYQYQCVLPRENGLEGVREILAIVARSSQGSFLGVLKTLGEREPIGMLSFARPGVNLTIDFPNLGQSTLSLLSSLDSVVAAHGGRLYLAKDARMPVSLFEAGYPRIEEFVTYRDPGISSEMSRRLLGS
- a CDS encoding SDR family NAD(P)-dependent oxidoreductase — its product is MPGSPTLPGSPARPGPTWPTDIVIVGATSAIAENCARLWLEGGSSSALLIGRDSVGLERIATDFRVRFPSATISTSVTDLLDVPSIRDSVAGFAGAGAAGAPAGAGLTVLIAHGSMIDQAESQADLGKADSVLQVTGVSPSLWMEACADTMTEGTIAVLGSVAGDRGRKKNYIYGAAKGLVERMAEGLQHRLAGSPLHVVLVKPGPTATPMTAGLPQSGLAPVAAVAAEIVKGVNAARPVVYAPLKWQAIMTVVRLIPRPVFNRLDF